The following coding sequences lie in one Gloeocapsa sp. PCC 73106 genomic window:
- a CDS encoding D-alanine--D-alanine ligase family protein gives MSKLKVGLLFGGRSREHEVSIISARAIAPTITASSKYQLLPFYIQKDGLWQGPKIAQQVLDTAQPPEVEPNRSTSLWQFPVEVTEVNVWFPILHGPNGEDGTIQGLLTLMQVPFVGSGVLGSALAMDKIAMKTMFAQAGLPQVEYLAISRAQVWSNPCVFPKLCDQIENTLDYPCFVKPANLGSSVGISKVRSRSELEAALDYAATFDRRLIVEAGVTAREVECAILGSDQPRASIVGEITYSSDFYDYETKYTEGKANLIIPAVLPPLVAQKIQQMSVEAFTAIDAKGLARVDFFYVEATEEILINEINTLPGFTALSMYSQLWQNTGVSFDELIDCLIQDALSC, from the coding sequence ATGAGTAAACTGAAGGTTGGACTGTTATTTGGTGGTCGTTCAAGAGAACATGAGGTCTCGATTATCTCAGCAAGAGCGATCGCACCCACAATTACGGCTTCTTCTAAGTACCAACTACTACCTTTTTATATCCAAAAAGATGGCTTGTGGCAAGGTCCAAAAATCGCTCAGCAGGTACTTGATACTGCTCAACCTCCAGAGGTGGAACCCAATAGGTCAACTTCACTGTGGCAATTTCCAGTAGAAGTGACAGAGGTAAATGTGTGGTTTCCTATACTCCATGGTCCCAATGGCGAAGACGGAACCATCCAAGGACTATTAACCTTGATGCAAGTACCTTTTGTCGGTAGCGGTGTCTTGGGATCCGCTCTAGCTATGGATAAAATCGCTATGAAGACTATGTTTGCCCAAGCAGGTTTACCTCAAGTCGAGTATTTAGCTATCTCTCGCGCTCAAGTTTGGTCTAATCCCTGTGTTTTTCCTAAACTCTGCGATCAGATTGAAAACACCCTGGATTACCCCTGTTTTGTTAAACCCGCCAATCTCGGTTCCTCCGTGGGAATCAGTAAGGTGCGATCGCGCTCGGAGTTAGAAGCCGCTTTAGACTACGCCGCTACTTTTGACCGCCGTCTCATCGTCGAAGCTGGAGTAACAGCCAGAGAAGTCGAATGCGCCATCTTAGGAAGCGATCAACCTCGCGCCTCTATTGTAGGTGAAATTACTTATAGTAGCGATTTTTATGACTACGAAACTAAATACACCGAGGGAAAAGCTAATCTGATTATTCCCGCAGTTTTACCCCCATTGGTAGCGCAAAAGATCCAACAGATGTCTGTAGAAGCTTTTACCGCCATTGATGCTAAAGGTTTAGCTAGGGTAGATTTTTTCTATGTAGAAGCCACAGAAGAGATTTTGATTAATGAGATTAATACCTTACCGGGTTTTACCGCTTTGAGTATGTATTCCCAACTTTGGCAAAATACCGGGGTATCTTTTGATGAATTGATCGATTGTCTAATTCAAGATGCGCTATCTTGTTGA